The genomic DNA CCGGCGAACAGCAGCCCCGTGTGCCCGACGATCAGGGGCTTCCAGTTCATGCGCGACAGGCCGACCAGCATCTGCGTGATGTCGACGTTGTTCGACACCTGGGCGTCGATCGCCTCGGCGCCGTCGCTGCGCAGCTTGCGCAGGAAGGGCGTCATGTCAGCGACCTTGATCGGGAAAATCTGCTCCGAGACGATCTGCATGCCGCGCGCGGGCAGCTCCTTCATCATCGCGTCCTTCATCGAGACGCCGGCGGCCGAATCCTCGATCAGGAGGCCCACCTTCTTGATGCCGCGCTTTTGCAGCAGCTCCGCGTGCCGGTAGACCTGCGCCGCCGCGGTGAAGTTGAACTGGTAGTGGTAGGGAAAGCGCGTGCCGTCGCCCATTTCGGTCGCGGTTGCGTAGGCGGCCTGGATGACCTTGGCCGACGTCGACACCTCGAGCGAGGCCAGCGTCTGCGAACTGCCGATCGGCCCGACGATGATCTTCACGCCCTGATCGACCAGCTTGCGCGTCGCGATCGGCGATTGCGATGGATTCGCCTGGTCGTCGACCTCGACCTTGACCAGCTTGCGTCCCAGGATACCGCCCGCGGCGTTGATCTCGTCCATCGCGATCTGCCCGGCGAGGTAGAGCGGCCCGAAGCTGCTCGCGAGCGGCCCGGTGACCGGCTTGATCCATCCGATCTTCACGTCGTCGGTCTGCGCCGACGCGTGCAGCGGCAGCAGCGACGTGCCGCTGACGAGGCCGCCGAGCGCGGAGGCCAGGACCGTGCGCCGGTTGACGCCCGAGGAAGTCGAGGAAGTCGAGGAAGTCGAGGAAGTCGAAAAAGAGGATGTCTGCTCAAAATTCATGTCTGTCTCCTTTTGATTTGTGTAGGCGGCTTGATTGCGTCGTGCGCGCCCATCGCCTCATGCATGCGAAGGTTGCCCGAACGGCGGCGCGGGAAATGTAAAGAGTTGACAATTTGCGGGCTTGTCCTAGGCTCCTCCTTCCATGAAAGTGCCAGCCAGTGTTCAGCGCAACGAATGGTTCACGCGACTCGGCGCGGAACTCCAATCCGAGTTCATCCATCGCAGCGTCACGCGCCACTACGCGCTCGGAACCCTGATCTACGCCACGGGCTCGGCGCCCAACGGCTACCACATCGTGCTGCGCGGCGAGGTCCGGCTCGAACACTATGCAAAGAGCGGCAAGATCGCCTTCTACCAATCGCTGCGCCCGGGCGACGGCTTCGGCCTCTTGTCCGAACTCGACAAATCCCCGCGCTTCAGCGACGCGCGCTCGTGGGGCGACACCAGCGTGATGCAGTTGCCGCACGAGGCGCTGCAGGACCTGTATCGCAAGAATGCGCAGGCGCGCGAGGCCTTCGTCGCGCTCATCTGCGCCAACCTGCACACCACACTCGGGATGCTGGTCGAATCGCACAGCGCGCCGCCGAAGGCGCAGATCGCCAGCATCCTGGTGGCGACCTTCAGCCGCCATGCCGACGACCCGCGCGGCCAGCCCAAGCTCACCCATGAGGCCGTGGCAGCCCTGGCGGGTGTGTCGCGTCCGACCGCAAGCAAGGTGCTCCATGAACTCCGTGACCTCGGATTGATCGCGTTGCAATACGGCAAGGTTTCCGTGCTCGACCTGGCCGGCCTCCAGAAGATCGGCGCCTCCTGACGAAGGCGCCTAGCGCGGCGGCATTCGGATCGCGCCGTCGAGCCGTATCGATTCGCCGTTCAGGTAGACGGTGGACACGATCATGTCCACCACCGCCGCAAATTCTTCCGGCTTTCCGAAACGTTTTGGAAAGGGCACCGATGCCGCCAGCGTCGCCTTGACGTTCTCCGGCGCCGCCATCATCAGCGGCGTGGCGAAGATGCCCGGCAGGATGGTGTTCACACGGATGCCGTCGTTCATCAGGTCGCGGGCCACCGTCAGCGTCAGGCCGACGATGCCGGCCTTCGAGGCGGCATAGGCGGCCTGCCCGACCTGGCCGTCCTGGGCGGCCACGGAGGCGGTGTTGACGATCACGCCGCGCTCGCCGTCTTCCAGCGGCGCCAGCGTCAGCATGCCCGCCGCAGCCTTGGCCGTGCAGCGGAAGGTGCCCACCAGGTTGATCTGGATCAGCCGATCGAATTCCGCGATCGGGAAATGCTTCGGCGCGCCGGTCGCGCGATCGATGCTCGCGGTCTTGAACGCGTTGCCGATGCCGGCGCAGTTGACGAAGATGCGCTCCTGCCCGTGGGCCGCACGCGCCCGGCCGAAGGCGGCATCGACCTGTTCGTCCTGCGTCACGTCGACCCGGCAGAAGACGCCGCCGATCTCGCGCGCCAGCGACTCGCCGAGTTCGGCGTTCATGTCGAAGATCGAGACCTTCGCCCCCTTGCCCGCGAGCAGGTGCGCAGTCGCGGCGCCCAGACCGGACGCGCCACCGGTGACGATGGCGGCGATGTCGGCATCGATGCGCATGGCGGCTTCCTCAGAGACGCTCGACGATGGTCACGTTCGCCATGCCGCCGCCTTCGCACATCGTCTGAAGCCCGAAGCGCTTGCCGCGCTGCCGCAGGGCGTTCAGCAGCGTGGTCATCAGCTTGGTGCCGGAGGCGCCCAGCGGATGACCGAGCGCGATCGCGCCGCCGTTCACGTTCAGCCGCGACGGGTCGGCACCGGTCGCCTGGAGCCAGGCCAGCGGCACGGGCGCGAAGGCCTCGTTGACCTCGTACAGGTCGATGTCGTCGATCTTCATGCCGGCCTTCTGCAGGGCGCGCTGCGTCGCGGGGATCGGCGCCTCCAGCATGATCACCGGATCGTGCCCCATGACGCTCATGTGATGGATGCGGGCCAGCGGCTTCAGGCCCAGCGTCCTCAGGCCGCGCTCGTTGACGACCATCACGCCGCTGGCGCCGTCGCAGATCTGGCTGGCGGTGGCGGCGGTGACGCGTCCGCCCTCGGCGATCAGCTTGACGGAGGCGATGCTTTCGAGCGTCGCTTCGTAGCGGATGCCCTCGTCGGCAAGATGCATGTCGCCGGTCTCCGCGCCATCGGCCTGGCGCACGGCCACGGG from Variovorax sp. PBL-E5 includes the following:
- a CDS encoding ABC transporter substrate-binding protein, with the protein product MNFEQTSSFSTSSTSSTSSTSSGVNRRTVLASALGGLVSGTSLLPLHASAQTDDVKIGWIKPVTGPLASSFGPLYLAGQIAMDEINAAGGILGRKLVKVEVDDQANPSQSPIATRKLVDQGVKIIVGPIGSSQTLASLEVSTSAKVIQAAYATATEMGDGTRFPYHYQFNFTAAAQVYRHAELLQKRGIKKVGLLIEDSAAGVSMKDAMMKELPARGMQIVSEQIFPIKVADMTPFLRKLRSDGAEAIDAQVSNNVDITQMLVGLSRMNWKPLIVGHTGLLFAGTPGAIPDSARYNDVYAATFRSLTYTDTEQPPERVKAFCKKLLANDVSEALLGPAATTPFYDYLYALKYAVEKAKSWDSDQIKNALDSASAIDGLYGKMSFSKERHSAYDQSVVAMAVSNSMEEPLSKEYHGLFRRRAAGV
- a CDS encoding Crp/Fnr family transcriptional regulator; protein product: MKVPASVQRNEWFTRLGAELQSEFIHRSVTRHYALGTLIYATGSAPNGYHIVLRGEVRLEHYAKSGKIAFYQSLRPGDGFGLLSELDKSPRFSDARSWGDTSVMQLPHEALQDLYRKNAQAREAFVALICANLHTTLGMLVESHSAPPKAQIASILVATFSRHADDPRGQPKLTHEAVAALAGVSRPTASKVLHELRDLGLIALQYGKVSVLDLAGLQKIGAS
- a CDS encoding SDR family NAD(P)-dependent oxidoreductase, encoding MRIDADIAAIVTGGASGLGAATAHLLAGKGAKVSIFDMNAELGESLAREIGGVFCRVDVTQDEQVDAAFGRARAAHGQERIFVNCAGIGNAFKTASIDRATGAPKHFPIAEFDRLIQINLVGTFRCTAKAAAGMLTLAPLEDGERGVIVNTASVAAQDGQVGQAAYAASKAGIVGLTLTVARDLMNDGIRVNTILPGIFATPLMMAAPENVKATLAASVPFPKRFGKPEEFAAVVDMIVSTVYLNGESIRLDGAIRMPPR